The Microcebus murinus isolate Inina chromosome 23, M.murinus_Inina_mat1.0, whole genome shotgun sequence genome includes the window ATTTTGTCATCTTTAAAGTATGCTGGGTTTAGTCAGTTTGGGTAGGAAGCAGACATCAGGAAGCTTCTCAACCAGTAGGATGAAAAGGCCAGGCCATCTTACTTAACCTGGGGCTACAATGACCAGGCGAGTTTGTGCATAATCCTATAGTTTGCCTTCATTTTAATCCATTCCTGGCTGTATTAACACTACACCAGGACAAgtaactgaaaaaggaaaaatttgagtCAAGTTACCAAAGTCTTTTGCCTATGCTAGGAGAAGGAAAGTTTGTTTGACTGAAATGTTTTACAGTTAGGTAAATGGTATTACTCTCTCTGGAGTGCATGATTTTAACTTTTCTACAACCCAGAAAATAtgctgccctcccacccccaaccccctgccaggttatGAGGGAATAATGCACATTGTCTGGGAAATGGCTTAAATGTGTACACAAAGTTGTTCTTAGAAGTGACAACTGAGTTCAGCCTAAGAGCCTGTTTTTACGTGGGTCTAAACATCTCCCAATTTAATCTGTTTAGTTATGGAAGGATCGCTACCCTGTTTGTGAAGCATTCCTGACTCTAGCATCTTAttggttctctttttttttgttgttgttgttgtcatatCTTTTATTATGTATCAAATTGTCATCAATATAAGTTACAACCTGATTAAATTTGATAGACATTTTTatctacttaaagaaaaaaaaattctctttatgTACAGTATCTTCTGTCTAGAGTCTAGCAAATATAGTACCTTTCATTGTAGGACTTCTGCTTAACGtaacaagcaaaaacaaacaaacaaaaaaataaaccaaaagcaaACCAGACCCCCTCAGCTACAAATATCAATATGGAATAaagcattaaaagacaagccacacAATAACTTTTTTCGTTTAGAAATGCAGAATGAATACTAAATTTAGTGGCAAAAATCCAAAAAGAACCCAACTGTCCCTCTGGGGTAGACATCCCTGCTCAGGGACGCAAGCTGAGTCCGGACCATCTCTCAGTCTCTGCGGAGAGCACAGCACAGCAGCAAGCTGGAGATCATGCCAAAGCCCGTGAACACGGCAATGCTGATGCCCACTTTGCGGATCAAGCGGAATTTGTTCTGGAAGACATCTCTGATGGCCGTCGGGCAGGACTTCATGGTGATGCTGTAGAGGAAGCCCTTTTTGGGGCAGATGTCCGAGATAAACTGCTCCACGCCCCCAGTCAAACCGCAGCAGTCCAACGCGTAGTGGATGGCTTTCAGCGTTTCCCGGTGGGGCCCTTCGCCGGCTTTCAGCCTGTAGTAGGTGTCCCTGTACAAATCCTGGATCTCCCTAATCACCTGATCTTTGTGGGAAAACGCCCACTTGGCCGCAGCGATCTCCATGGCAAGTATCAGCAAAAGGAAGCTGAAGAACACGGTCAGCATGCACCGGGACTCCTGCATAGTGCCGAAGCAGCCCAGGAAGCCCACCAGGATCATGAGGACGCCGGCTCCGATCTGCATGTAAACTCCTCTGTAGAAGCTGGAATTATTATAGTTAGTTTCTTGATCGAAGATGCCCTTGGTCTGAGGGTCGAATCGGAGCCATAGTCCAACGGCAAGGACTACAAACCCCGTAAGGCAGAAGATCAAGTTAAATCCTAAGAGCACTAATTTGATGCACTTGGTGCCTGCTCCGAACAGCATGGTGCGGGCTAGACTGGCCTGGGCCGGACTGGTGCAGGACCGGGGTGCGAGGCCAGGATGGGCGGGACCTCGTGCAGGACAGACGTTCTGGTGGCTCTATTGGTTCTTCTTGGGTATCAAATTCTCACATTTGGAGacatcaactttttaaataaagggtCACAGCAGCCCCCAGAGGAGGTCAAACGATCTTCCAACTACCTCCTGGACGTTTCCATCAAGATATCTTGACCAAGTGGCTCCCCAATTTCTATTAGGAAGGGCTGGTTGGAAGGAAGTTGAAAGCTGTGTTTATATGTGATCAGAAAAATGTCAATTGCCCATATCAAAGGACAAGAGGCTATGGAAGTTGTAAAACTCACTGATCTACTCCTTAGCACTGTCAAAACCCAGACTTCACTTCAAATTAAGCATATTAAAAATGGAGCTCAATTTTTCCCTTAAAGCCAGCTCCTTGGCCCTTCCCTTCCCAACTTTCTCACCTGCTTAAGGCTGTATTGTCCTTATCAAGTTAGAAATTTAGTGACTGTCTTTGTTCTCCCTCCCGAAACCCAATTAATCATCAAATTCTACCAAGTTTTCCTTCATAATGTCTTGGAAACTTTCCTCTATTCTATTCCagcaaaacagaaacagaaagcaaggATCTGGCTCTCCAGTCTGGGGAGATGAGAAATACACCaaataaaaggggggaaaatTATAGGAATAATAAGAATACTAAAACAATGCAAATAACATAGCTTCAAACAAGCCTTATAGGCAGATCTTAACAATGGCTGCCACTGTGTTATCTTGTAGCAATCTAGAGCAGCTGGGGTCCTTCCTCCTGTTCTGGGGCTGTGGTGAGGCCTTTGGAGTCCAGCTCAGGCCTCTCTGATGCTTCTAGCCACCACCCAACCTTAGATCATAAGCCTTTCCCTTCTGGATCAACTAATCTCCACCCATGGCACAGCACATATATACTCAACCTAAACCAGTGTTAGCACAATTTAGGAAGAGTCGTTCAtagtattttaacaatgttatgattatattttacCTCCACCTGGACGAAAGCTCATTCCCACTCCCCATAGCAACGAACACAGGATTCCACTGTTTGTagtctataaataaaatgttacatcaTAGAGCCTTAGAATTTCACAGCCAGAAGGAATCTGAAGAGTTTCATTTGTCCAAccctttataaatgaagaaacaggtcTAGAGAGATTAGGGGACTCgctcaaagccacacagctgaTGAGTCACAAGGCAAGGACCAGAACCCAGGTTTCTCCTGCTTGAGGTCTGAACCCGAAATTCTCCTTTCAACCTCACTagcatggaagaaagaaaaaaaaattaaaataaatgtatataaaaaataaaaaaaagaaattgtcctTAATCAGTGACAGAAATACCTGACCTTACACAAGGTCTCCTGGGGATGATGGTGATAGGGGTAATTTGCTTCACTAAAACATTTACAAAGCTTCATCTGAGCCACTGGCTAGACTGGAGGACTGCTCTGCTTGGTGTCGAGCAGAGTCACAAGTTAAGTGCGGCACTTGTTTATGAACCTGCCGGCCTAGTCTCAGGCTCCTGTGACAGGCGGGCGCACCCAAGGGCCCCGCACCGTGGGGCTCCCCCTCTCGACCCCTCCCTAGCCTCCGATCTGTCACACAGCCGCGCGGCGCGGCCCGCCCCCACGTGTACTAGGCTCCGAGGATCAAAGTCTGTTTGAGCCCGGCCGCGCAGGTGTTCTGGGGGCTATGATGACCTGCAGCGTGGGAGCCCGGTCTCCGCAGCGCCAGAAAGGCCCCCGGGCTGCCCCGCCTTCTCCCACTGCACGCGGCCCGCGCCCCCACGACGCCCGCCGCTGCACCCGGCCGCGGCCCCCTGGCCCACGCCCGGCTACTGGAGGAAAAGACCCCGCCCCCATCAGTTGGCGCCACgaccccgccccctcccgcccctccgAGCTTCCATCCAATAGCGAGCGCCGATAGGCGGGACGCGGCGGCTGTCGTGAGGGCGTTCTGACCTATGGGAAAGCGTACCGGGCCGGGTGGGCGGGGTTTCAAGGCCTTGTCACGCTCGGGTCCGTGTGAAAACGGGGGTTCCGAGTGCAAAGCAAAGTTTTTTTGTAAACCGTCTGCAAAGGCGGGGGGGCGAAGAAGGCGCCCGAGACCGGGCCGAGTGCAGCTGCCGTGGCCGCCGCCTTTTCAGCTCCTCAGCCGTCAGCTCCTCTGTCTAGTAGCAGCGGAGAAGACCAGCAAGGAGGGCTCTCAGATGCTCGGAGCCTTCTCCGCGCGGAGCTGCCGGTCGCCCTCGCCCGCCGCCCTCCTGTCCCTGCTCCCGCTCCGGCTCGCGGTGCCCCAGCTCCGGGAGCCCCtgctccccgccgccgccgccccgctgTGGGTGTGGGGGCCGCTGGGGCCGAGCCGGGCCTCGGCGCCGCGTCCGAGCTCGGGCGCCTGAGGAGCTGCTCGCCGCGGCGCCGCCGGCTGGCCGAGGGCGCCCACAGGCGCGGGGCTCGGCGGCTTGACCCCGGGCTCGCCCCCGTGCGGCCGCGGGGGCCCTCAGCGGTTTCCCGAGCGGCCCGACTCCGGCGGTGAGAGCCCCGCGTCGCCCCCCTCCTCCGTCTCCGGGTCGCCGCCGCTCCGCGCCTCGCCGCCGCCTCCCGAGTCGCCGGGCCGCGCTCGGCGGGCCCCTCAGCCGCAGCCATGGGGTGCTGGGGTCGGAACCGGGGCCGGCTGCTGTGCATGCTGATGCTGACCTTCATGTTCATGGTGCTGGAGGTGGTGGTGAGCCGGGTGACCTCGTCGCTGGCGATGCTCTCCGACTCCTTCCACATGCTGTCGGACGTGCTGGCGCTGGTGGTGGCGCTGGTGGCCGAGCGCTTCGCCCGGCGGACCCACGCCACCCAGAAGAACACGTTCGGCTGGATCCGGGCCGAGGTGATGGGGGCTCTGGTTAACGCCATCTTCCTGACCGGCCTCTGCTTCGCCATCCTGCTGGAGGCCATCGAGCGCTTCATCGAGCCGCACGAGATGCAGCAGCCGCTGGTGGTCCTCGCGGTCGGCGTGGCCGGGCTGCTGGTCAACGTGCTGGGGCTCTGCCTCTTCCACCATCACAGCGGCTTCAGCCAGGACTCCGGCCACGGCCACTCGCACGGGGGGCACGGCCACAGCCACGGCCTCCCCAAGGGGGGCCGCCTCAAGAGCAACCGCGCGGGGTCCAGCGACATCAACGAGGCCCCGGGCGAGCCAGGGCCAGATCCGGAGGAGACCAACACCCTGGTGACCAGTGCTGGCAACTCTAACGGGCTGAAGCTGGACCCGGCAGGTGAGCAGAGAAAGTCGCCGCCGCAGGTGGTTGGGACTGGGG containing:
- the LOC105880548 gene encoding LOW QUALITY PROTEIN: CD9 antigen-like (The sequence of the model RefSeq protein was modified relative to this genomic sequence to represent the inferred CDS: substituted 1 base at 1 genomic stop codon) codes for the protein MLFGAGTKCIKLVLLGFNLIFCLTGFVVLAVGLWLRFDPQTKGIFDQETNYNNSSFYRGVYMQIGAGVLMILVGFLGCFGTMQESRCMLTVFFSFLLLILAMEIAAAKWAFSHKDQVIREIQDLYRDTYYRLKAGEGPHRETLKAIHYALDCCGLTGGVEQFISDICPKKGFLYSITMKSCPTAIRDVFQNKFRLIRKVGISIAVFTGFGMISSLLLCCALRRDXEMVRTQLASLSRDVYPRGTGLLTENPRHLYVVGRLVHLRDMHALVAERPVQYGEASRSVGRVKAGGRQQVTDCSNRILSVPGTDITLSMLVPSRGRVLIDPSPERTKNRGQTSTLTLGVAWNSDWPWLPPTL